The genomic interval CCGAAGAAAGGCACACACGCCGACATTGGACTCGCGCAGCGCCCGCAGAACGAACTGCTCAGCCTTGTTGCCAAACGGCGAGTTCATCACCGTCCAGTCGGCCGGCTCAAGCGCCGCGTCAGCATCGAGATAGTCGACAGTGCCGCGCCAGCCGGGCGGCGACACGCCATCGACCGAATAGTCGAAAATGTCGGTGGCCCAGATGGCGGCGGGACGCGCCTCTTGCAGCACGGCGGCAATGTGCCCCTCGCCACAGGACGGCTCGCGCACGGTCTTGCCGGTCACCGATTGGCCCAGATGCGGCAACACCAGTTCCAGCAGGGAGCGCGTGGCCCAGGGTGGCGTCGGCGAATAGTCCAGATCATCGGCAGGCAGCACCCGCGAGTTCTGCACTGCCCGCGCATCGCGCGGCTTGGCCAACTCGCTGCGCACAGCCGCCGAGAACGCCCGCGGATCGTTTTCCCGCAGCAGGCGCAGCTGCTCGCCCACCGATAGCTTGGTCGCGGACTCGGCGGCAGAAACCGCGATTTCGCCGCGCTCGACGCTTTCGATCAGTTCCGGCGCGCCGCGCTCGCGCACCACATGTGCCGAGGCAACCGAACGCTCCGAAACGTGCAGGATGTCGGCGGCATCCGACCGGGACAAATTCTGCAAATTTGCAGAATTATCCTCAGCCTTGGGCGGACGCCCAACCGTCATGGTGGCGAGGCTGTCGGCGATCATCGCCCGCTGCCCTTCGCTGAGATGGCGCCGATGCAGGTTCTTGCTCAGCACCCATGCCAGCGGATCGCCATCCTGCGCCGGGTTGAACCGGCGATAGTGCGAAACCCAAAGGTCATGCCCATCCTCGGGCAGTTCGCCCGCAAGAACCCCTGCCCCGACCGCCGCCCGATAGCGGTTGCGGCCATCCAGAATTTGACCGTCGAGAATGACGATGCGCTCACGCAACCCATTGGCCGCGATATCGACGCGCAGCGCATCGGCATCGGCAGACCCGAGCATGGGAAACAGATCAGCCAGCGGATGGGCTGGAATGGCGAAGTCAGGCAGATCGGTGGCCATCAGAACACCAGCCTTTCCACCCGCACGAAGGGGCTGTCTGGCTTGTCGTCATCGGCATCGGCAAAGGCCTCGAAAACGTCGAGCGCCTTGCGCAGTTCGGCGGCATTGCTGCGCCCAAGCACGATATGGCCGAGGTCGCCCTCAAGCCGCAGTTCCAGCAGCTGCGTTCCGGCCGTCGTGCCGGTATGCCCAGCAGCCACCAGACGCGCCTCAACCGCCAGCCGGCGGCGATGCTCGGAAAGCGGCATGATGCGATTGGAATTGCGTCGAACAGCCCGCGCGCCGCTCATCGCGGCACCCGCTGGTTGATCGGCCCATCAAACAGGGTCACGCGCTCGCGTGCAGCGTCCAGCGACAGCCGCTTTGCCGTCGGCGTCAGCTCCACCAGCGGCGCATAGTCGGGGTCGCCATTCTCGGCGACAGGGTTGAGCGTTTCGCGCAGCAGAACTTGAATCTGCACCTGATGGCCCGTTGACTGCGCATGCGCGCGGGCAACGGCCTCGCCACCCTTGCCAAACCATTCCGCGCCGCACGTGGCGCAGGCGGTTTGCATATTGAGCCGGAAAGCATCGACTTTCATGACGCGTCCCCATGCACAACTTCGGCGCGGGCCTGCATCTTGAGGGCGAGCAGCTTGACGATGGCCTCCTCGACTTCCCGCTCAAAGTCCGGCAATTCGTCCTCGGTGATCACGCCATCGTCGAGCACTTCGCCGAGCCGTGAAAACACATCGGCGCATTCCTTCATGGCCTGCGCAGTCACGCGGCCAAGCTTGGTCCCGCTATTGATGACCTCGGGCAGACGCACCAGCACGAAGCCGAGCATGCGCGCAGCGGCCTTGATGATCCGGCCATTGCCGTTAAACGCATCAAGCTCGACGGCGACATCGAGCGGGATATGCCGATCATCGACAACGGGATTGGCATAATCGGAGAAAGCCGCCGCGCGAACGATGCGCCCGGACACGTTGGCGCAGTTTTCCTGTCCACCCGCTTCCACCACGGCCAGCTTGACGACGCCCTTGAGTTCCCGACGAAACATGCTGGTCAGGGTCATGGCGTCACCGCGTGAGTCAGATTGGCCGCTGGGTGACGCATGACCGCAGCGTGGCCCCGTGCGAGAACTGCAGCATGAAAAGACCGATTGTGCCCCTCACCGCCGCCATGACCGCCGCCCTCGACAATCTGGCGAGCGCGCGAAAAGCCAAAGATGACCGGGACAAGGGGCATTGCCCCGGTCAGTTGGGCGCTCGCCAGGGAGTTTTCGGCGAGCTGCGCCGCGCGGAGACTGACTTGCCCACGGGAGGAGGATGCGGACAGGGCAAACGCACGGAATGAGGATATGAGGGTCACGCCTGCACCTCCAACTGGAGGGATTCAGGCCGAGGGACGCCAGCAGGCCATTTGGTATCAGCAGGCCAAGAACTCGACAGCCACGCCATCGCCTTCTCATATCTGCCGGTTGTGACGTCGGCGCCATCACGAAGGCGGCCTAGAACCTTGCCATCGTTAAAAACCATCGTGGAAACGCGAGACTCGCTAAGCCGCTGCGCTTCCGCAAAGGCTTTGGAGACCAGAAGGAGCTGTGCTTTGAGCGTCATCATGCCAAAGCGGTACGATATATTTACCGCAACCGTCAACGGTAAACTTACAGCTACTGCAGTTGCGTCGGCGCGGTTAGATTACCGCGTATGAGTGACACCCTTGCCGCGCGCGTACAGCAACGCCTGTCCGAGCTTCACAAGTCCCCGCGAGCAGCCTCGCTTGAGACCGGGCTGAGTGACGCCTTTGTGTTGAATATCCTAAACGGCAAGTCCCGCTCACCGAGATCTGACAACCTCGCAAAGCTAGCCGTGGTGCTGAACACGACTGAGGCATGGCTTATTCACGGCGGCGACGACCCAACCTCAAACGTGCGCCATGATGTTTTCAAACCTGAACTCATCACGGGTAACTCACTAATCACCAATGACCGCAGCTTGCCGATCTATCCGGCCGCCATGGGCGGCGACGGACACGTGGTGATCACTTTCGATCCAATCGAATACGTGAAGCGACCGGCAATGCTTGAGCACGTGAAAGATGGATACGGCGTCTATATCGTCGGAGAATCTATGATCCCGGCTTACAAGCCAGGTGAGACGGCCCTAGTACACCCCCGCCTTCCACCTGCACGCGACACAGACGTGGTGCTTTTCCACACCCCGCCTGATGCTGACGCAGAATGCATGATCAAGCAGCTCAATGGCTTCAACGATGAAGTATGGCACCTGGAACAATTCAGACCGGCCAAAACCTTTGACGAGTTTCGTAAGGAATGGCCGATCTGCCATCGCGTTGTCGGCAAGTACAATCGTCGCTAAGCCGGGATAAGCATCGCCTCGATCACGTCATCTGGCACTTCCCCAAATCGAGCAAGAAATTTCGGGTCATCGAACTCATCGAAGTCGTTCGCCACTCGCATGAACGCCACGGCGCCGGCCCTCCTCCGTGCCAAGACTTCCGCCCTGCGTACCGCAGCCGCTTCACTGGCAACAACCTGCGGCACCTCCTCGATCAGCACCCCCTTGTTGCCTTTCTTGTACGACTGCACGGCGAAGTAGCTAGACATGCGGACTGCTCTCCTTCTCACAACCTGCGCCAATGTGACTCACCAAAAGAGAACATTACAAGAACAAACTGATTCGCATTTGACGGACTGTGGATAACAGCCCTAGCCGGCACCACAGGCCGCGTGCGGTATATTTATCGTATGACATTGACGCGGTATATTTATCGCATTACGTTTTCTCCAGTTTCATCGCTGGAGAGCACCATGTTTGTTTCCGCATCCCCCATCGAGCCAATCCGCAAACTCGCCGACAGCGCCCCCGCGCTCGACCGCATGGCGGACCTGTTTATCCGCAACAAGCGCAACGGCTACGACACCGACCTTGCCGACCTTCGCGCCGAGGACTTCAGCGAACACGAGATCCTCACCCTGCCCGCCAAGGCCCGCAAACTCGCCGATAAGGCATTGGCTGACCGCGACACGCGCGACGATGCAGTCACCTATGACCGCCCCCGCCGCATCGAAAAGCTGTCCACGCTCTTGCTTGGCCTGTTCGACAAGGACGGTGACGCTTGGGCACTGGCCCGCCGCTCTGGCTTCTCCACCCGCGAACTGACCGACCTTTGGCCCGATGCCCGTCACCGGATCGGCGAAATCATCGAAACCATCGGGCGGGAGGCGCACTGATGGGCACCCGCACTGACAAACGCAGCCGTTCCGGCGCCCACGTTCCCTGCCCCACCTGTGGCAAGCGCGTCCGCACCGCCAAGGGCCTGATCATGCACATCGGTGAAGTCCACCCCGACGACGACCAGGCCCGCGCCGCCGTCGAGGGATCGCCCCTTCCAGACGCCAATGAAGCGGTGCAGCCATGAGCCCGGAACAAGTAGAATTGGCTCGCCATGCGCTGGGGCTGCCCAATCGAAGCAACAAGAGTTACCGCAACCGGTTTGTCACCGCAGAGGATGACCCGAACTGGTGCGAAATGGTTCGCAATGGAGAGGCGAGGATGCGCTCTGCCAAAACCCTACCCTTCGACGGTGATGCCTTGTTCTGGCTGACCATCAAGGGCGCAACAGCAGCACTCAAGGGCAGGGAGACACTGTGCCCTGAAGACTTCCCGGTGGTGGTAGCATGAAGCCCTCTCAAGTCACTGTCTGGCTACGGAATGGCGACAACGCCTTTATCGCCCTGCAGTTCGTCATCATGCCGCCCTTACTGGCGCTTATCGTGATCGGGTTCTTCTGATGGCCCGCAAACCCGCAGACAAACCCGCAGACAAACCGGCTATTACCGCGTGGTTTCCCGAAACCGATCAGTTTCGCTTGGCCGTATTGGGCAAGCTTGCCGAGGAAGCCAGCGAACTATCCGCCCGCGCCTGCCGCTGCATCATCCAGGGCCTCGACGAACGCGACCCGGAAACCCAGCGCCTCAACCGCGAAGAACTGGCCCGCGAGGTCGCAGACGTTACCGCCTGCCTCGAAATCCTCCGCGAAGTCCTGAGCATCGTCCCCAGCGACACCCGCATCGCCAGCAAAGCCAACGGCTTCCGCAACTGGCACCACCTCATCGCAGGAGCGGACTGATGGTCCAGATCACCTTGAAGGGAAACGTGCCCCTCGACCCTCGGCAAAGAGTATTGGCCATCGAGGCTGCCGTTGAAGCACTCTGCCGCAGTGCCGGCGAGGACCCCGCAGACGCAGTAATGACCCTATTAACGGCAGCCGCGCATATCTGCCTCAAACAGACCGGCAAAGGACTGGACGAAATCACACCTACAATGGCGGAGTGCTTGGGCGCCGCGCTGATGGCGGCCGATGGATTTTTCACGTTGAGGGATGCAAATGCCTGACCGTATCCAGCTATCCCGCCAGAAGGGCTGGCGCATGCCACTCAACACCATCAGCGTGGCTCGACCCGGCAAATTCGGCAATCCGTTCACAGTTGCCAGCCTCCGAGAAACTGGCATCCGGTTGACCGAAGAACAGATGCGCTCCCGCGTCGTCGATAGCTTCCGCCGCTGGCTGGAAGGGAGTTCGCGCGACTGGATGGGGCCAGAGAGTGACGCTGCCCGCGCAGCCATGCTCGCCGCCCTCTCCGAGCTGCGCGGCAAGAACCTCGCCTGTTGGTGCAAACTGCACGGCCAGCCTTGCCATGCCGATGTTTTGTTGGAGAAGGCAAATGCATGACGCAAAAGACCAGGTGATCACCCGCGCCCGCACCCTGCTCGATGCCGTCACCTATGACAGCGACGGAATCATGATCGGCCACCAGCGCCAGGGCGGTAATGGCGGCCTCCTGTCCCGCGACAGCCTCAAAGCCGCCGACCAACTGCGCAAGGCCCTCGATGCGCTCGATAGCACACCAATCACCAAGGAGGTGGACGGCAACAAGCCGTCCTGACGACATGGGGATACGCTCATCAGCCCTTGCCGAACTGTCGGCCCCATCCCTGCCCCGCATCGGCTACACCCGCTCTGAGGCCGCCGAGATCGTCGGCGTGGGCACAGACCTGTTTGACCGCGCCGTCGCCGCCGGCGCCATGCCGCCGCCGCGCCAGCTGGGCAAGCGCCTGCTTTGGGACATTGACGAATTGGTCCGGGCGTTCCGCGACCTGCCGCACAAAGGCGCTTCCAATGCTGATGACGGCGAGTCATCCTCCGTCGACAAAGACATGGTCTGATGGAAGCTCAATTGGAAGAAGACAAGCGCGCCAAGGGGCTGATCAAGGATACTGATCGCCATGGCAATGACCGCTGGTATTTCCGGCGCAAAGGCATGCCGAAAGTGCGCTTGCGTGAAGCCTATGGCTCAGATGGCTTCTGGGAAGAATACTCGGCCGCCGTGCTCGGCGTCCCATATATCAAAGGCGGCGCCAAGCCGAAGCCGATCAGGATTGGCGCCAAGGCTACGCCCGGAACCTTCCGCCATCTCGTTGAGCAATATATGGCGCGCGCGGTTATCAACCAGGCGCCGCACACCAGATCGCGCAAGCGCCTCGTGCTTGATGAAATCTGCCTAGAAACCTGCCTCAGCAAATCCGGTGAAACCACCACTGGCGAGTTCGCCTATCGCAAGATGGAACCGCGCCATATCGCCATCATCCGCGACCAGAAGCCCGGACGCCCAGCAGCTGCGAACAATCGGCTAAAGATCGTCTCCGCGATGTTTGAATGGGCCATCGTGCCAGAGGTGGCCTTGGCCACGTTCAATCCCGCGCGAGGCGTCAGGAAGCTGGAAGAAAGCAGAGACGGTCATCACACCCTCACCGAGCAGGAACTGGCCGCCTACGAATCCCACCATCCCCTTGGCACCAAAGCACGGCTGGCCTTTGCGATCTTCCGTTACACTGGCCTGCGGGTCTGCGACGCTGCCGTGTTCGGCCGCCAGCACCTCTACCTCAACAGGCTCAATGACGGGACGGAAGAAGTTCGCTTCCGCATCACGCCTAAGAAAACCAGCAAGTCCACTGCCGTCGTGGTCGACATGCAGGTTCTGCCCCCGCTGGCCGACGCCATTGCGGCACTACCATTGAACGATCTGACGTTCCTCACGACAGAATGGGGCAAGCCATTCAGCGAAAAGGGCCTCGGCAACAAGATGCGGGATTGGTTCGATGAGGCCAAACTATTCCATTGCTCATCGCATGGCATCCGCAAGGCAGACGCAACGATCGCAGCAGAAAACGGCGCAACCGGACATCAGCTCATGGGAATGATGGGCTGGACGACGCTGAAACAGGCCGAAATTTATACCCGAAAAGCCGAGCGAAAGAAGCTCGCGACCTCTGGCGCACCCCACCTGCTCAAGCGCGGCTGAGAGTACGATTCGGGAACAAAAGTGTCCCACCTTTTAAAGGGTGGTGAGAAGTGGGACGAAAAGCCCCAAATTCTCTTTTAATATCAATGTCGGGAAAAAATGCTGGAGGCCTCGTCCGGAATTGAACCGGAGTACGCGGATTTGCAATCCGCTGCGTCACCACTCCGCCACGAGGCCTCTGGCGCGGGGTTCTAAGCCAGCGCACTTTCTTATGCAAGGGATCGGGTTGCCAAAGCGTTATTTTCCCGCAGCTATTGCAAATGGGCGTTTTGACGGGTTTCGAGCTTCACCAAGCCGTTGGGCTTGCATAGGCTGGCCGCGCAATACTTGAGGGGGCGTGGGTGAGCGAACAAACTTTGTCCGGCGGGGGCCGGCGCGACTATTTGCAGCCGGTGATGGCAGGGGCGCTGGCGGCCATTGTTGGTTATGCGAGTACGTTCACGCTGGTGCTGGCGGCGCTGACGGCGGCGGGGGCTTCGCCGCAACAGGCCGGCTCGGGGCTGATGTCGGTGTGTATCGCCATCGGCATTCTCAATATTGTGGTGAGCTGGCGGGTGCGGCTGCCGGTGAGTTTTGCCTGGTCGACACCGGGTGTGGCGTTCTTGCTAACGGTCGGGGAGCCGGTGGGCGGCTTTCCGGCGGTGGCGGGCGCGTTCCTCGTAGCGGCGGGGCTGATCCTTCTTACCGGGCTCATCAAGCCGCTGGCCAAACTGATTGGGGCCATCCCTGCCCCGATTGCCAATGCCATGCTGGCGGGCATGCTGCTGACGCTGTGCCTCGCGCCGATTACGGCAGTTGGGGAAATGCCAGCGCTGGCGCTGCCGATCGTTTTGGCCTGGGCCATCGGGATGCGGTTTGCGCGACGCTATGCGGTCCCGATTGCCGTGGTGGTGACCGGGATTTTGCTGGCGACGACGACTCACCTGCCGCCCGGTGCGCTGGACGGAACGTGGCCAAGCTTTGTGCCGGTGATGCCGGTGTTTACGCTGGACGCGATCATCCGCATCGGGCTGCCACTCTATATAGTGACCATGGCATCGCAGAATCTGCCGGGGCTGGCGGTGATGAAGGCCAACGGATTTGTGCTGGCCCCTGCTCCGCTATTTATCGTGACCGGCATCGCCAGCGGCGCGACGGCGCTGTTTGGCGGGCATACCAGCAATCTGGCGGCGATCACGGCGGCGATTTGCGCCGGGCCTGAGGCGCATCCGGACAAGAGCAAGCGTTGGCCTGCGCCAATTTCAGCGGGCGTGGTTTACCTTCTGCTGGCGCCAGCAGCGAGCCTGGCGGCAGCTTTCATCGCTGCATCGCCACCACTGCTGATTCAGGCGGTGGCGGGGCTGGCGCTGTTGTCGAGTCTGGCAGCGGCTTTGTCGGGCGCGCTGGCGGCTGAGGAGACGCGGTTGCCCGCCGTGCTGACCTTTGTAACGACGGCCTCGGGCATTACCATTATTGGCGTGGGCGCACCGTTCTGGGGGCTGGTGGCGGGAATCGGCATGATGGTGCTGCTGAGCGCCGGGCTGAAACCCGTTCGCGACATTACCGGGAAATGAGCCTGCCCCACGCCGTCATCATTGCCGGCGGCAAGGGCGAACGGCTGGGCGGTGTGCGCAAGGCGGATTTGCGAATCGGCGGTCGACGGTTGCTGGATCGGGTGATCGAATCGCTTGGGGCCGTGGCAGCGCCATTGATGCTGTCGACGGGGCCGACGCTGTCGATCAGCAGCGATTGTGTGAGTGTGGCGGACCTCAACGCTGACGTGGGCGGGCCTTTGGCCGGCTTGGCGGCGGCGGTGGCGCATTTGGACAGGGAGGGCGTTAGCAAGGGGCTGCTGGTTTCGGTGGCTGTTGATACGCCGTTTCTGCCGCGGGACTTCGTGGCGCAGATGAAAGATCGGCTTGGTGATTCCGCTGCAGCGTTTGCGGCATGGGAGGACGACTTTTATCCGCCCAATGCGATCTGGCGGATCGAGGCGCTGACTGACCTTCCGGAACGTGTGAGGCGCGGGAAGGCTCCGAACAGCCTTAAAGCCTTGCAGGTCGGGCTTTTTGCGCGGCGGATCGACTGGACAGAGGCCGGTGGCGAGAACCCATTTCGCAATATCAATACGATTGCCGACCTCTTGAGCCTGGGGAAAACTCTGCGCGGCTGAGCCTTCCACAGCAAGTTTTGCACACTGGGGGCTATTGGGGCTTGGCAAACCAAATCAAGTCCGTTACATGGACCTCGTTCTCGCAAGAGGGCACACGAATAGGTATTCCGCGGTAGCTCAGTGGTAGAGCAATCGGCTGTTAACCGATTGGTCGTAGGTTCGAATCCTACCCGCGGAGCCATTCGTTTCCAGTGACTTAGGTCACTCACCCCTCCCCCACAGACCACAAGTTTTCATGCAGCTGCTACCGGCAGGCTGAAGGTTTTGTGCTGTCAGGACATGCCGATCCAGAGCGGCCCGGCGGCCGAACCATAGATGGTGGTGGCGGGACTGGCGCGCTGTATGGGCAGGCTGGATGTGTGGCCGCGCGACAGATCGGCGACCAGGGTAAGGCTGTCGCCATTATGGGTGCGGCGGAAGGCCAGCAGGTCGGGGCCCAGGTCAATCGCCTCGTAATTTCCCTCAGAGAAGAGACTCGGCAGGCGGCGGCGCAGTTGCAGCAGGGTTTGGGTCAGAATCATTTTGTCATCGCGGCCCTCGAAGGGTGCTGCCAAGGCCTTGGCGAGCCTGGTGAAATCGAGCGAACGGCGATTGTCCGGATCGACGAAGCTTTGTTCCCAGTCTTCGGCGCCGCGATAAATGTCGGGTACGCCGGGCATGGTGAGTTTGAGGCCGAGCTGGATCAGCGCCTTGCGGCGGCCGATCGCGACGAGCGGTTCGTGGACGCTGTGGAAGCTGGCGAGAAATTCGGGGTTGGCCAGCAGGTCGTCTATTAGATCGGAAACCTTGCCCTCGTATTCGGCATTGATGACGGCCCAATCGCTGTGTTGGCGGGCTTCGCGGGCAGACTTGGTCATGGCGGCTTTGAGTCGGTTGGCGAAATTTGTGAGATCGCCGTTGATCAGCCACCCACCCAGCATGAGTTGCAGCAACAGATAGAGATCGCTGGCGGCGATGGCGTGCGGGGGAAGCATGGCTTGCCATGCCCGTGTGGCTGCGTGCCAGATTTGGGGTTCGTCACCGATGGCGGCGATGATGGCGCGGAGGTCTTCGCCGTGCTTGGTGTCGTGCGTCGAAGTGGCGAGCATGCTGTGCGGATGGGTCTTGAGGCGGCGTCGATTGCTGTCGTGGAAGGCGGCGATGGAGGTGCTGAAGCGATCCGGATGCGCGCCGACTTCGTTGAGCGCGACAAGGCGGTTGTAGCGATAGAGGGCGGTGTCCTCGAGGCCCTTGGCCATGACTGGGCCGGTATATTGCTGGAAGCGGCCGATGGCGGCGGTGATGGCAGCGACGTCGTAGGCCGGTGGCAGATTTCCGCATAGGAGCGCCGCGACGAAATCGAACACGGCGGCTGGGGTGTGCGGGCGCGTGAGCAGAGCTTTGGCTATGGCGAGGGCGATTTCGCGATGGTCGCGCGGCGACATGCCCTTTTCGTCGGCATAGGTGCGGTAGACGCTCAGGTGGGCGATGATTTCGCGCAGGGCGCGGCGGAGGGCGGCTTCGGTGAGGTCGGCTGTGAATTTGGATGACCAGGCGATAGCGGCGACTTGGCGCGTTAGCGTGGTCAGTTCGGCGGATAGTTCGTTGTCCATGATGCGGAGTTTGCAGCGGAATTCTTCTTCGGCTGGCGAGGTGACGGGGCCGATGAAATCGGCATAGGCGGTGCTGAGTTTGTGCTCGGCTTCGGGGCGCACGAGCACGCGGGTGAGCATGGCCCCGACTTCGTAGCCAGTGGTACCCTCGACCGGCCATTCGGCGCGGAGTTGTTCGTGCGGGGCGAGGATTTTTTCGACGGCCAGATAGATCGGGCGTGGCGACCTGGCACGCAGGGTTTGCAGGTAGGCTGTAGGGTCGAGCAGGCCATCGACGTGATCGATGCGGAGGCCGTCGACGTGGCCCTCGCCGATCAACGCGAAAATCAGGCTGTGGGCGTGGTCGAAAACCTCGGGGCGTTCGATGCGGATGCCGGCCAGTTCGCTATTGATGAAGAAGCGACGGTAGTTGATTTCGTCGGAGGCGACGGTGAAGTGGGCGATGCGCCAGTGCTGGTTGGCGATAAGGGCATCGAGTGCCGACCAGCTTTCGGCATTGCCTGGAATGCCGGTGTGGGCGGCGATGGCGTCGAGCGACAGCTTGGCGGCGTCTTCGTCGCGGATGGGCAGTTTGTGGGTGTCGTAGGCCCATACGGCAAAGCCGTCGCCATCGGGCTTGAGGCGTAACGAACCGGTTACCAGAGCCTCGGCGTAGCTTTCGCCGAGGAAGGGCACCAGAATTTTGCCCTGCATGCCGGGGCGCGCGGCATTCCAGTCGATATCGAACCAGTCGGCATATTGGCTGGCCGAGCCGTGCTTGAGAACGTCGAGCCAGAGCGTGTTGTCGGCGCCGCCGACGCCCATATGGTTGGGCACGAAATCGAGGATGATGCCCATGCCGTGCTGCTTGAGCACGTGGGCCAGCGCGCGGAAATCATCGAGCGTGCCGAGCTCGGGATTGATCTGGGTGTGATCGACCGTGTCATAGCCATGCGTGCTGCCGGGCTGTGCCTTGAGGATGGGCGAGAGGTAGGCGTGGCTGATGCCCAGGGCGTTCAGATAGGGCACAAGGGCCTTGGCGTCAGCGAAGGTGAAATGCTGGTTGAGCTGCAAGCGGTAGGTGGCGCGCGGCACAGTCATGGGCGCGGCTCGCTTTTCAGCAAGAGTGCTGTGTCGCCGGGGAGAATCCAGAATTGTGCGGGATCGAACGGGCGACGACCGGCGCCATCATAGTCGGGATGTTCGCTCGACCAGACGGGGCTCCATTTATGGCCGCGTGGCGGGGCGAGCAGCGGTTCGGCGACGACACCAATTTGCAGGTCACGACCAAGATTGACCAGCAGCAGGCGATGGCCTGCCGGGGCTGGCGTCAGATAGCGGATGAGCAAGGCGGCATCCCCGATGACGGCGCCGTCGATGCGGCGGTCGGTGGTCTGGGAGAAGGCAGGGTCGGTGCGGCGGAGCCTGAGCAGGTCGCGGTGTAGCGCGAGGACGGCTTTGTTCTGGGCGGACCAGTCGAGTTTGCTGAGCTTGAAGGTTTCGGTCGCGGCGGGATCGGGCAACAAGAGCTGCATGGCGGGATCAGCGACGCTGGGGAAGTTGGTGAGGGAATGGCGGCGGCCTTCTGCGACGGCCTTGGCATCATCGCCGTCGAGACCGAAGAAATAGAGGAATGGATTGGTAGTGCCGAATTCCTGCCCTTGGAACAGGCATGGGGTTTGCGGGCCGAGCAGGAGCAGCGCGGTGACGGCGCGGACGCGGGCTGGCGAGGTCAGCGCAGCCAGACGAAAGCCGCGGGCGGAATTGGCGACCTGATCGTGGTTTTCGAGGAAATGGACGAAGTGCTCCGGGGCGGTATCGAGATTGTCGGTGCCATAGGCCTTGTCGCGCATGTCGGAGCGCTGGCCCTGATAGAGGAAGCCGTATTTGATCGCTGACACCAGCTCCTGCGGCGAACCGAGATAGTCGCGATAGTAGAAATCGTTGTGGCCGGTGATGGCGACGCGGACGGCATGCTGGAAATCGTCGCTATACATAGCATCGAGGCCATAGCCGCCCCGCTCCGGGGAATCGATCATCCGGTGTTCCTGCGGCTGGTTTTCGACCACGAGATAAAGCTGGCGTGAACCGGCGGCGGCGCGGATGGATCGCGAAATTTCGGCGATGATGTGGTCGTCGCTGGCGTCGAACATGGCTTGGGCAGCATCGATGCGCAGGCCGTCGAGGTGGAAGTCGCGGACCCAGTAGACGGCGTTGCCGACGATGAAATCGCGCACGGCGCGGCTGCCTTCACCATCGAAATTGAAGCTGGCGCCCCACTCGTTTTCGTAGCGGGTGGTGAAATAGTGGTCGCTATAGGCGTGGTAGTGATCGCCGAGGCCGACGTGATTGTAGACGACATCGAGAATGACGCCGATGCCGAGGGCGTGGGCGGCATCGATGAAGGCGCGCATGTCGTCGGGGGAGCCGTAGGGCGCGAAGGGGGCGTAGGGAAGCGTGGTGTCATAGCCCCAGCCGAAACGGCCCTTGAAGGTAGCGACGGGCATGATCTGGAGGACGGTGACGCCGAGATCGTGCAATGCGGCGAGGCGC from Devosia sp. 2618 carries:
- a CDS encoding phage regulatory CII family protein, coding for MTLTSMFRRELKGVVKLAVVEAGGQENCANVSGRIVRAAAFSDYANPVVDDRHIPLDVAVELDAFNGNGRIIKAAARMLGFVLVRLPEVINSGTKLGRVTAQAMKECADVFSRLGEVLDDGVITEDELPDFEREVEEAIVKLLALKMQARAEVVHGDAS
- a CDS encoding S24 family peptidase; protein product: MSDTLAARVQQRLSELHKSPRAASLETGLSDAFVLNILNGKSRSPRSDNLAKLAVVLNTTEAWLIHGGDDPTSNVRHDVFKPELITGNSLITNDRSLPIYPAAMGGDGHVVITFDPIEYVKRPAMLEHVKDGYGVYIVGESMIPAYKPGETALVHPRLPPARDTDVVLFHTPPDADAECMIKQLNGFNDEVWHLEQFRPAKTFDEFRKEWPICHRVVGKYNRR
- a CDS encoding DUF4326 domain-containing protein — its product is MPDRIQLSRQKGWRMPLNTISVARPGKFGNPFTVASLRETGIRLTEEQMRSRVVDSFRRWLEGSSRDWMGPESDAARAAMLAALSELRGKNLACWCKLHGQPCHADVLLEKANA
- a CDS encoding site-specific integrase is translated as MEAQLEEDKRAKGLIKDTDRHGNDRWYFRRKGMPKVRLREAYGSDGFWEEYSAAVLGVPYIKGGAKPKPIRIGAKATPGTFRHLVEQYMARAVINQAPHTRSRKRLVLDEICLETCLSKSGETTTGEFAYRKMEPRHIAIIRDQKPGRPAAANNRLKIVSAMFEWAIVPEVALATFNPARGVRKLEESRDGHHTLTEQELAAYESHHPLGTKARLAFAIFRYTGLRVCDAAVFGRQHLYLNRLNDGTEEVRFRITPKKTSKSTAVVVDMQVLPPLADAIAALPLNDLTFLTTEWGKPFSEKGLGNKMRDWFDEAKLFHCSSHGIRKADATIAAENGATGHQLMGMMGWTTLKQAEIYTRKAERKKLATSGAPHLLKRG
- a CDS encoding benzoate/H(+) symporter BenE family transporter; translated protein: MSEQTLSGGGRRDYLQPVMAGALAAIVGYASTFTLVLAALTAAGASPQQAGSGLMSVCIAIGILNIVVSWRVRLPVSFAWSTPGVAFLLTVGEPVGGFPAVAGAFLVAAGLILLTGLIKPLAKLIGAIPAPIANAMLAGMLLTLCLAPITAVGEMPALALPIVLAWAIGMRFARRYAVPIAVVVTGILLATTTHLPPGALDGTWPSFVPVMPVFTLDAIIRIGLPLYIVTMASQNLPGLAVMKANGFVLAPAPLFIVTGIASGATALFGGHTSNLAAITAAICAGPEAHPDKSKRWPAPISAGVVYLLLAPAASLAAAFIAASPPLLIQAVAGLALLSSLAAALSGALAAEETRLPAVLTFVTTASGITIIGVGAPFWGLVAGIGMMVLLSAGLKPVRDITGK
- a CDS encoding molybdenum cofactor guanylyltransferase, producing MSLPHAVIIAGGKGERLGGVRKADLRIGGRRLLDRVIESLGAVAAPLMLSTGPTLSISSDCVSVADLNADVGGPLAGLAAAVAHLDREGVSKGLLVSVAVDTPFLPRDFVAQMKDRLGDSAAAFAAWEDDFYPPNAIWRIEALTDLPERVRRGKAPNSLKALQVGLFARRIDWTEAGGENPFRNINTIADLLSLGKTLRG